Proteins co-encoded in one Halodesulfovibrio marinisediminis DSM 17456 genomic window:
- the lpxK gene encoding tetraacyldisaccharide 4'-kinase, which translates to MSSLPVQRALYPILYPFSKIYSFAMSHRRKQYEAGAKEQFSPKAPCVAVGNISWGGSGKTPVVSWLLEWAERNHYSPVVLTRGYKAAPPRTPYLVTPESTAKQAGDEPVMLANTHRKARIVVDPVRMRSGAWAEKKFRPELMVLDDGFQHLAVKRDLNLVLLKPEDLTTEWDRVIPAGSWREDQSALSRAHAFLIKTDSLAPLKGVIKERLGKFGVPVFSFSLVPQKLVPVSAAAVEVFEKAKENHSPVLLKNYILFNGVGEPAQVEETAKKFMGRAPCKHQRFADHHAYTEAEIAEMGNLGLPLVCTPKDAVKVPEVLGIEVWTFALRTKFGDSMFTGKTFSDWWQEQWAAMREVSGSRKKTGRKSAVVTTSPRPVLKNEK; encoded by the coding sequence GAGCAGTTTTCTCCCAAGGCTCCATGTGTTGCAGTGGGAAATATTAGTTGGGGGGGCAGTGGTAAAACTCCGGTTGTAAGCTGGCTGCTGGAATGGGCAGAGCGTAATCATTACTCACCGGTTGTTCTTACCCGAGGCTACAAGGCTGCGCCGCCGAGAACTCCATATCTTGTTACACCGGAAAGTACAGCTAAGCAGGCGGGGGACGAGCCTGTTATGCTTGCCAATACACATCGCAAAGCACGCATCGTGGTTGATCCTGTGCGGATGCGTTCTGGTGCATGGGCGGAAAAAAAATTTAGGCCAGAACTGATGGTGCTTGATGATGGATTTCAGCATTTAGCTGTAAAACGTGATTTGAATCTGGTGTTATTAAAACCGGAAGATTTAACAACAGAGTGGGATAGAGTTATTCCTGCTGGCTCATGGCGTGAGGACCAGAGTGCGTTATCGCGTGCACATGCTTTTCTTATAAAAACAGACTCGCTAGCGCCGCTTAAAGGTGTTATTAAAGAACGGCTTGGTAAGTTCGGTGTACCTGTGTTCAGCTTCTCTTTAGTACCGCAAAAGCTTGTTCCGGTGAGTGCCGCTGCGGTAGAAGTCTTTGAAAAGGCAAAAGAAAACCATAGCCCTGTTTTATTAAAAAACTATATTCTTTTTAACGGGGTGGGAGAACCTGCGCAGGTAGAAGAGACTGCAAAGAAATTTATGGGACGCGCCCCATGCAAACATCAGCGTTTTGCAGACCATCATGCGTACACAGAGGCTGAAATTGCTGAGATGGGTAACTTAGGCTTGCCGTTAGTTTGTACACCTAAAGATGCTGTAAAGGTTCCGGAAGTTTTAGGGATTGAAGTATGGACTTTTGCCCTGCGTACAAAGTTTGGGGACTCTATGTTTACAGGCAAGACGTTCTCTGATTGGTGGCAGGAGCAATGGGCTGCCATGCGTGAGGTTTCTGGTTCCAGAAAAAAAACAGGACGAAAATCGGCTGTTGTGACAACGAGTCCGCGTCCTGTTTTAAAAAATGAAAAATAA